The following are encoded together in the Numida meleagris isolate 19003 breed g44 Domestic line chromosome 19, NumMel1.0, whole genome shotgun sequence genome:
- the CBLN4 gene encoding cerebellin-4, with product MGWRLLPAVLLALALGGPAARAQNDTEPIVLEGKCLVVCDSNPTTDTKGSSSSPLGISVRAANSKVAFSAVRSTNHEPSEMSNKTRIIYFDQILVNVGNFFTLESVFVSPRKGIYSFSFHVIKVYQSQTIQVNLMLNGKPVISAFAGDKDVTREAATNGVLLYLDKEDKVYLKLEKGNLVGGWQYSTFSGFLVFPL from the exons ATGGGCTGGCGGCTGCTGCCCGCCGTGCTCCTGGCCCTGGCGCTgggcggccccgcggcgcgGGCGCAGAACGACACGGAGCCCATCGTCCTGGAGGGCAAGTGCCTGGTGGTGTGCGATTCCAACCCGACCACCGACACCAAGGGCTCGTCCTCCTCCCCTCTGGGCATCTCGGTGAGGGCGGCCAACTCGAAGGTCGCCTTCTCGGCCGTCAGGAGCACCAACCACGAGCCCTCCGAGATGAGCAACAAGACGCGCATCATCTACTTCGACCAG ATCCTAGTAAACGTGGGCAATTTTTTCACCTTGGAATCTGTCTTTGTATCACCAAGGAAAGGAATTTACAGTTTCAGTTTTCATGTGATTAAAGTCTACCAGAGCCAAACAATCCAG GTTAATTTGATGCTCAATGGGAAGCCAGTCATCTCTGCTTTTGCCGGGGACAAGGACGTCACACGTGAAGCTGCCACTAATGGAGTCCTGCTCTATCTAGACAAGGAGGATAAGGTTTACCTGAAGCTGGAGAAAGGTAATCTGGTTGGTGGATGGCAGTATTCTACGTTTTCTGGCTTTCTGGTCTTTCCCCTGTAA